The DNA region ttcTGTTTTTAACCATAAAAGTGATGAGCTAAGTTATGGAAGTCTAACGGAAATGATTTTATGTGAGTAAAATAACACTTTAACTATGAGTAGGCACTAACGGGTCAAATCACATGGGGGGTAAAGTTCAATTAATCCATATATATTCAATCatatttagttatatttttaataaatagaaTTACACacatctatataataataataataataataataataataataataataataataataataataataataataggtgaagctgagagaaacttaaattagaattccaaattagagtttcaattttgcgccatgtgtcctaaattatttattcttaaagagttttatttcttaattttagaatcaaatgagaGACcacatccaagtgagttattaaatacaaaaatcaaagagtttagAGTAAATGagttgtaaaaaagaaaaagtgcttcacaataataaataaataaataacatagaaaatttaaattttttacctaataatatccttataattttttttaaagagttaacaaaatataaaaatgattatcagtagtatttaaattatatatatgaattatattatgcatcttattctATATCTTTATGTGTATCCATACATACGCATGGGGTTGCAAGCTAGTTTGAAAGATATTCACAAAGTTCTCTAGAATTGTAATCTATAAAATACTAATTAGTTGTATTGTGGAGATGATTGCGTTTAATCTTTAGAAAACTCTTTGATGAGTAAGGGTAAATATTCATGGCATCCCTAAATCTACTTTGGCTCCATTCTTCTTCTATTGTTTCTCTCTAATTTCATGATACATATTTAATTAATcagtaaaaataaattcaaattcaaattaaagaatttataataataaaaaagcaacatccctaatttaattagaatattTAGAGAAGATCAAACTTGATTTAAATGAGGATTTGTTTGGTGTTGAGTTGCTTTGATTGTAAAGAATGTGAgatctaattaatttaaatttacataGTTTAGCATGAATTGTCACtctaaaaactaaattaaaatataaattagaatGATGACATTAAGTCATGTGGGCTTCAAAAGTATATAATATAAACTAATCATGGGTGTCTCGTCCCCACCCATGAATCTTGAAATTGTAGGTCCAACTACATAAGCAAGTTACAATGATCTTGTACTACGATGGCCAATGGCGCATGCGTGGTTCATCCAGTGggtgaaaaagagagagaagaattaTAGGTAACAAAATGTTTCACTTTTCTAGTAACAGATCGAGCAAGTGAAAGCAACCCATGGCTCAAATCTAGAAACAATttacaaaagcaaaattaatgATAACTGAGTGCTAAAACTCATTGAACTAAGGTGGTCATGTTGTCTAGGGAATACTTTGAtaatcaaatttatacaaaaaattgatttctaGTCACAAGATTGCTCACTTTCCAAATGGGCCATCCAAAGGAACATCATTTCCCTTTGAATGTCAAAAGGTGGCTTCAATGTAATGCCTTGAACAATAGCACATACACCACACATGCAAATCCTTTGGCTACATTGTTGTGGAATTTGCACttaaaagtaaacaaaaaaacaaaaacaatgatCCCTCTTCTATCAAAAGCCAGGCAGTGGGGCAAAAGAAACTTCATGATCTTCCATTAATCTAATGAATAATGACTCTTTATAAAGTCATGTAAAGAAATGGGCCAAACCTACTTGTTTCTTGCTTGTCCAAAAGTGGCAGACATTAGTACACACGAATTGACATTATCAAGGTACTCTTTAGCCCACCACTTCTATGATTCTATCAGTATCGTTTAAAGTTCTACTCCCTCGAATCTTGTAGTTTTTGCATTAGGAAATAGGAATACGACACACCGTTCTTCTTTCCCCCTCAGGCATAAGTATACTACACGTCGTATAGTTTTTGTGTAATACGACACTCCGCTTTAAGGTCTTGGTGCAATTGTGTAAACTATAGTTTGAAAAACAGAgggagtctctctctctctctctcacgcgcgcgcgcgcacacacacacgcaGAACTTACTCACTCAGTTACTCTTTCATTCCCACAAGCATAAACCCTCATTTTCCTCAGAGATAACAAAAATTCACACCCTAAAACTCGTTAGTTCACTATCTAATGTTTACTTATCGTCGGAATGCACTCAAACTGTTTGAAAAAATTACCCACAGGCACATTTGTTTGAGAAACTCCATACATTGCGTAAACTATAGTTCTTTGCACAATAATTATGAAGACCCAGTTGGTTTTTATGCTCAAAGAGAGAATGTAGTATCTTGGACATCTAAGATATCCGGTTTGGTGAGGAAAAACCAGCCAAATGAAGCTGTAGAGCTGTTCAAAAAGATGCTTGAGAATGAAGAAAGGCCGAATTATGTGACGGTGTTAAGCGTAATACGGGCTGTTGGTGCATTGGATTGGGAGGGTATGATGTGGGTAGTTCATGCTTTGGTGATCAAAATGGGGTTTGAATCAGAAGTGTCAGTGCTAACGGCTCTTCTTGGTTGTTATTCCTTTTATGATATGGGAATTGTGTCGAAGTTATTTCATCAGATACCTAGTAAGGATGTAGTTTTATGGAGTGCAATGGTTTCAGCATGTGTGAGAAATGAGCAGTATTTTGAGGCATTGGAGTTTTTCAGGGATATGCAATGTCATGGTGTGCAGCCAAACCATGTGAGCATTGTAAGCATTCTACCTGCTTGTGCTGATCTTGGTGTCTTGTCTTTAGGCAAAGAGATACATgggttttcaataaaaagtGTGTTTTATTGTCTTAGAAATGTTCAGAATTCACTTGTAGATATGTATGCAAAATGTAGGAATCTTGAGGCATCAATTCGAGTTTTTAAGGATATATGGAAGAGGGACACAATATCATGGAGGACTATAATTCGTGGGTGTATTGAGAATGAGCGTCCAAAAAAGGCATTGTCTATTTTCTTAAAGATGCGATTATCTTGCTTTGAACCGAATGAAACCATTGTCAGGGATATAGTTGTGGCATCCTCACAGGCAGAAGAACATAAATTTGGGCTGGCATTTCATTGTTACATTCTGAAAGGTGGTTTCTTGGCTTTTGTTTCAGTTGGAACTGTACTTATGAAAATGTACAGTAAATTTGGTGAGGAGGAGTCAGCTAAGACTATATTTGATCAGCTCAATCCCAAAGACCTTATAGCTTGGAGTGCAATGATCTCAGCTTATGCTCAAGGCAGGAATCCCCATAATGCTTTCAATACACTTAAACAGATGCAATCAATGAATGAGAAGCCCAACGAGATCACTATTGTCAGTTTATTACAAGCATGTTCCTCAATTGGTTCTCAAGAGATTGGGGAAAGCATCCATGCTCATGTTATAAAAGTTGGGTACACATTGAATGCATATCTAACTTCAGCCCTCATTGACTTATACTGCAAATTGGGAAGGATAAAGCAAGGAAAGGCTctttttgataaaattcctACCAAAGATCTAATATGTTGGAGTTCAATGATCAAAGGGTATGGGATGAATGGGCGTGGACCTGAGGCACTAAAAACATTCTCGAACATGTTGGATTGTGGGGTAAAACCAAATGACATTGTCTTTATTTCTGTATTATCTGCTTGTAGTCAATGTGGGCTAGAATTTGAAGGTTGGAGCTGGTTTCATTCTATGGAACATAAGTATGGCATTACTCCCAAACTTCCACACTATGCTTGCATGGTGGATTTGCTGAGTCGACATGGAAAGATAGAAGAAGCACTTGAATTTGTAAGAAAAATGCCGGTGAAGCCCGATAAAAGAATTTGGGGAGTTCTTCTTGGGTGTTGTAGATTAACACACAGGTCTATTGAGATTGCAGAGTTTGTAGTTGAACAACTTGTTGCATTGGACCCACATAATACTAGCCATTATGTGTATTTATCAGACTTGCATGCAGAGCAGGGTAGATGGGAAGATGTGGAGAGGCTGGCTAAATTAGTGGATATGACTTATGAGAAGGGTCAAGGACAATTTTAGGAGTACCATGATTGCTTCAAATTCAGTAGATGAAAAAATGTTTAGATCGATTATTTCCTAAAAGTAGGATATTTAAGGATGTAATAATTTTCACAGCCTTTTTAGCTATGTCCACAACGTGACAGCGTTGCCCTTTACTTGTCATATTCAATGCTACCTGCAAATGCAAACAAATGTATTGAGCTTAGTTAGACCTTGTACAATGTTGGcaattaacatttaaaattcaattaaccACATTCAATAAACGTTGAACTGAAGGGCGACATTGCAAGATAGCAGCCAATTTATCCACAATTATTGCAATATATTTAATAACATCAAAGCAAAATTGGTGAAAAtcatttatttgaaataattcTCTGTTAAAGGATCCTTTTCATTTCTATATGTCCTTTTTATACCATTAGTCCTTTTATCTCTGAAtaatttagagtttttttttttttacaaaaaataaaaaataaaattgatcatCATAAATTATGTACATGTACAAACAAACTTTTAAAGACAATTAATTGTTAGAGCAAACACATCAGTCTATGTAaaaattttctctattttacacaaaaaactccttttaaaattttacacattcacttttacaaattacccacatcagttcatctatcctacaccctctattaattaaataataattttttcactttttttattaatttcctcaACTACCGTGGCGCGTCTTTATTTCATTTCTCCTTTTCTTCCGttctgattaatttctctctctctctctctctctctctctctctccttctcttcatttctcactctctctacccagatcatctctctcactctctctctacccagatcaaagctcgatccgagctccgatccagcggtccgagcgcgatcggagctccgatccagcgctccgagcgcgatcgcgagctccgatccggcGCTCGAGcgcgatcggagctccgatccGGCCGCTCGGAGCGCCAGCGCGAGCTCCGCTCCAGCGCTCCGAGAGCGATCGCGAGATCCGATCCGAGCCCCGCTCCAGCGCTCGgagcgcgatcgcgagctccgatccagcgctcggagcgcgatcgcgagctccgatccagcgctccgacCGCGATCGCGAGCTTCGATCCGCGCTCGGAgcgcgatccgagctccgatccagcgctccgagcgcgatcgcgagctccgatccgccgctccgagcgcgatcgcgagctccgatccgccgctccgagcgcgatcgcgagctccgatccggcgctccgatcgccgatccgagctccgatccggcCGTCCGCGCTCCGATCcacggcaagacccacgagctccgaccggtcaagcaccgatctacaagtcaagcaccgatctatggttgtttgtgtatgtccgtgttttttttttttttttttgagcaaagtataTCTCCGTATTCCGTGTTGAGAAAGTGATGGAGTCCGTTGAGAACGGAtcgagagagaaaaaaggagcgaagggaaaatagtaaaatattgtTTAGCCGAGCTACGGTaatcgtgtatatttacacgcaTCGTAGCTCGTGGATGAGTTTCCACATTTTTACCCAGTTTTAGATACACTGAtgtagctcaaaatgtgtaaaattgaaaaaaatttgtattatacataattttagataaactgatgtggatgctcttagctATCTAGTCATGAGAATCCAAACTAAGGTTTTCTTGGATTCTTCCACATATTGACATGGGGGGTCCGGTATCaggaattgaaaaagctgtcaaaactttttcaattctcgataaaaccttaaaaaaaatagtatactattgtATGCCCTTAGGACACATGttagtaaaatccaaataattaatataacatataaagacACACTTTAACCTAAAAAgcttatgttatattaactatatATTATTCTCATCATTATTTAATGTGGGACTTCACTCACATGTGTATACCCAACACTTGCTAAGTTGTGACAATGTTCAATTATATAAAGAATAATGTCCTAGTTGTTTTAGACTGTAAATCATATTTGTGATACTTGCCTTGACCATAACACATAATTCACAAATTCTTGTTAAAAAATTGTGGCTAATTGCTTTTTTCAAATGAAGCACTTGCATCCATTATTGAGAGCAATTGTATTTGTAAtcctttaataataataattgtatttaattcaaattgaaattcctAAAGATTTAAATTGATTGAAggtaccaccgcacacccttagtgcgatggtcactccacaggtataagtgcttgtggagtgtgggggcaagggccggagttcaagtctccaggaaagaacttcacacacatatacacttagattaggctagagtagaaattctatcttgtataaaaaaaaattgattgaaggTTAAAGTTGAAACTTATTCAAGTTTAAAATTCAAGTATGTAACTCTACGATGCATTGATTATGTAGTTACACTCCACAATTACATTGATTACAGGTTTCTTTGAAcgtttatggttttttttttttaatgtatgataTCCAAAACACCCATCTAGtaaagtaattaatttagtaAATGAACTTATGAAACTGCCAccatcaattttcttttcaaaatataaCATCATAAACTCTTTTTCGTGGAATCTCATGCTCTGTCTGCGAGTGTCATATGCCTCCATACACACATGGAAGGAGGGATCCTTGAAATAATTCTTGTTAATGCTGAAGGCATTACACACACAAATCTTGTTGGTatactttcttttcattttctgtgAAAAAAGTTGTGGTTTTATATTCTCATGAATTTTTCATATGTCGAACCAATTGGACCTGTTTAACATAGTGAATTGGATTATACTGTGATAGGAACACCAGCCTACTACGTTATCATAGAATGTGGAACTCATGTACATAGAAGCAAAGTGTCATCAGGTTTTATCTCATGCTGCTCTTTTCTAATTGCTAAATCAAGGACTCTCAATGCTAATATGATGACCTAGTGTCCAAGTTTTTCTGTGCAGGTGAAGATGATAAGGCCTGGTGGAATGAGAAATTCACATTTGAACACCCATTGTCTGATTGGAAAAGATTGACCCATCTGAAGTTCAAAATTATGAACACAGAATTCCTCAGTGATGGTGGTTTTGTTGGTGAAACCATGTAATGCCCTTTTCCTTCAGCCTAACTAATATAGAAATTTTTGTTCTACTATATTTTCCTACTTCTTTTTGCTCCCAAATGGCACATACATTGAGATCTTGTTGCAAACAAGTATAActctaaacaatattacactacccaataacttgttattcaattcatattttgaaatccaaccgttaaattacatgttctaaatgttcttaacatgcatgccaattttcatgccaaacggatgtaatttactattcgatccataaactcatcttttatgcattgttttatactacaaaaacttgaatttaaataattaattgatgacatggctattgatctttgatcatctttaaattttgtaagtctagagaatataaaaagataatataatccaacggtggatttatcaaaatttacatataattaaaaaatattgagtggtgtaacattacttaaagttacaccaaGTATAACTTTAACctaaccttatatatatatgataaataaacTAACtgctaaacacacacacacacataattacACTCTCTCACCAAGCTCAAACACATTACTTAATCAAAGTACCACTACAAAATCGCGATATAACTAAAAGAGTACCAAATCTCGCAAATTTATTActagtaaatattttatttattaataatgttttgccttatttaaattaattaattttgaaatgcagAATTCACCTTGGTGGAATAATTACAGAGGGAAGTGACAGAGCTTTCCTAGAAGTAAAACCGGCTCCATATAATGTGGTGCTTGAAGATGACACCTACAGAGGCcaaataaaaattgggtttaAGTTCATTGCAAATGTAAGAATGGTTAGAGAGAAAGTCCAGTATAATTATAGAGAAGAGTTACATTCATAAcgttttcataacatttttataaaaaatctcAAGTATTAAATTGTAAGTGATTTTAATTTGTACccaccattgaaattatttttttacccaccacTAACAGCTTGCTACctagaatttattgtaaaattattatgaaaatgttgtagacttAGGATTTCTCATAATTCTATGTTTGGTTTGGATGGAGGTATTTAAAGacaagaatttgaatttaaccTTTAGATTTTGGATAACTAAAATACTGTatgaaatgatatatttttggttaaaataatatttttgtccCTAACACTTTACTAAAAGTATGTTTTTTTGtgcttaaactttaaaattttcttttcaagttttttttatctctaaactttataaagatttttttttcaatagtttagaggcaaaaattgagacaaaaactattttcagcaatttatagataaaaaaagatattttttaaaaattaaataacagaaaataaaacattttcaatagtttaagaaaaaaagaagaactttttaatagtttagagatttttaaaaaaaaagtttatagacaaaatacaaatttttccattgataaatttatagatgggttagaattttattaatatgcaCATTAGAAATGATTAGTTGTAAGATGTTATTTCAAATCtataatatcaaaaaatttta from Castanea sativa cultivar Marrone di Chiusa Pesio chromosome 6, ASM4071231v1 includes:
- the LOC142641359 gene encoding pentatricopeptide repeat-containing protein At3g53360, mitochondrial-like; this translates as MFTYRRNALKLFEKITHRHICLRNSIHCVNYSSLHNNYEDPVGFYAQRENVVSWTSKISGLVRKNQPNEAVELFKKMLENEERPNYVTVLSVIRAVGALDWEGMMWVVHALVIKMGFESEVSVLTALLGCYSFYDMGIVSKLFHQIPSKDVVLWSAMVSACVRNEQYFEALEFFRDMQCHGVQPNHVSIVSILPACADLGVLSLGKEIHGFSIKSVFYCLRNVQNSLVDMYAKCRNLEASIRVFKDIWKRDTISWRTIIRGCIENERPKKALSIFLKMRLSCFEPNETIVRDIVVASSQAEEHKFGLAFHCYILKGGFLAFVSVGTVLMKMYSKFGEEESAKTIFDQLNPKDLIAWSAMISAYAQGRNPHNAFNTLKQMQSMNEKPNEITIVSLLQACSSIGSQEIGESIHAHVIKVGYTLNAYLTSALIDLYCKLGRIKQGKALFDKIPTKDLICWSSMIKGYGMNGRGPEALKTFSNMLDCGVKPNDIVFISVLSACSQCGLEFEGWSWFHSMEHKYGITPKLPHYACMVDLLSRHGKIEEALEFVRKMPVKPDKRIWGVLLGCCRLTHRSIEIAEFVVEQLVALDPHNTSHYVYLSDLHAEQGRWEDVERLAKLVDMTYEKGQGQF
- the LOC142640238 gene encoding elicitor-responsive protein 3 gives rise to the protein MEGGILEIILVNAEGITHTNLVGTPAYYVIIECGTHVHRSKVSSGEDDKAWWNEKFTFEHPLSDWKRLTHLKFKIMNTEFLSDGGFVGETIIHLGGIITEGSDRAFLEVKPAPYNVVLEDDTYRGQIKIGFKFIANEVSHTTASQTKSCMVLTRSMATTTNNQGDEPCTTALERQAQTLAATVKCLTKQNHDLEEQLRQKNAALNT